The Roseimicrobium gellanilyticum DNA segment ATCCCGATAGCGCTCCACGCACGCACGAAGTGCTGCAGGACAAGTTCGGTGAAATCGCCGCAGACATCTCGCGCTTTGAAAAGGTGCGCATCAATGCACCCGCCATCGCGCACCACAGCATCCGCCTGCACATCGCGGATCACGAGGGGGACTTGAGCATGGTGGAACTGTTCGACCATCCCACAAATGATGTGTGGTGCCGTGACCATGGTCCCATCTTTGTGAAGGATCGTGCAACGGGCGCGCTGACCGTCACCGACTGGGGATTCAACGCGTGGGGTGGCAAGTTCCCTCCGTTCGACCTGGACAACCAGGTGCCTGCGCGCGTCGCCGAGGCCTTCAAGTTGCCCCGTGTTGCATCGGACATGATTCTTGAAGGCGGCTCCATTGAAGTGAATGGCGCCGGTGTGCTCATCACCACCGAGGCGGTCCTGCTGAACAAAAACCGCAATCCGGACTGGTCGAAGAAGCAGATCGAAGACGAGATCAAAAAGAACCTCGGCGTGTCCTCCATCTTCTGGCTGGGCAGCGGCATCGAGGGAGATGATACGGACGGCCACATCGACGACATCACGCGCTTCATCCGCGAAGATGCCGTGCTGACCGTGGTGGAGAAGCGCGACTCAGATCCGAACTACAAGATTCTGGAGGAGAATCGCGAGCGTCTGCAGGACCTTCGTACGGAGGACGGTAGCCGCGTGGAAGTGCTCACCATCGAAATGCCCGAGCCGCTGCGCCCGAAGAAGGGCTGGCGCCTGGACCGCCTGCCGGCGAGCTACGCGAACTTCCTCATCATCAACGGAGCCGTGCTGGTGCCCATCTTTGGCCAGAAGCGCAATGACAACAAGGCCCTGGGTATCATCCGTGACTGCTTCCCCGGTCGCGAGGTGATTGGCATTCTGGCGAGTGATCTTGTGTTCGAAGGCGGGGCGATCCATTGTATCTCCCAGCAGCAGCCGACCGCGAAAGCGTGAGGCTTCTTCTCTAGCTGCGAATCCGGAACCAAAGACAGACGACTCTCCATGGGTGCACAATGGAAACAGAAATGGCGTGAACTGGCGGCAGACCAGAAGGGCAAGATTGTCGGCAAGCTGACGCGTGAAATCCAGGTGGCCACCAAGCTGGGTGGCCCCAACCCGGAATTCAACGCGCGCCTCGCCGCCGCCATTGCCGTGGCCAAGAAGCAGAGCGTCACGCGCGACA contains these protein-coding regions:
- a CDS encoding agmatine deiminase family protein; its protein translation is MSKASPSPHYMPAEWSPQEAVWLSWPCNPDSAPRTHEVLQDKFGEIAADISRFEKVRINAPAIAHHSIRLHIADHEGDLSMVELFDHPTNDVWCRDHGPIFVKDRATGALTVTDWGFNAWGGKFPPFDLDNQVPARVAEAFKLPRVASDMILEGGSIEVNGAGVLITTEAVLLNKNRNPDWSKKQIEDEIKKNLGVSSIFWLGSGIEGDDTDGHIDDITRFIREDAVLTVVEKRDSDPNYKILEENRERLQDLRTEDGSRVEVLTIEMPEPLRPKKGWRLDRLPASYANFLIINGAVLVPIFGQKRNDNKALGIIRDCFPGREVIGILASDLVFEGGAIHCISQQQPTAKA